From the Flavimarina sp. Hel_I_48 genome, one window contains:
- the gldC gene encoding gliding motility protein GldC encodes MAKIIKTQININVDLDENRVPETISWTAEDGGVKMEPAKAMLLSLWDHKTQEAARIDLWTKDMPVDEMKKFFHQTLVGMTQTFHRATNDDKMTATMQDFCDYFAEKLELKKS; translated from the coding sequence ATGGCTAAAATCATAAAAACGCAGATCAATATAAATGTAGACCTTGATGAAAACAGGGTGCCAGAAACTATTTCCTGGACCGCAGAAGATGGCGGCGTAAAAATGGAACCTGCCAAAGCGATGCTGCTTTCCCTCTGGGATCACAAAACGCAGGAGGCTGCGCGAATAGATTTATGGACGAAGGATATGCCGGTAGATGAGATGAAAAAGTTTTTCCACCAGACGCTTGTGGGTATGACCCAGACATTTCACCGCGCGACAAATGATGATAAAATGACTGCGACGATGCAGGATTTTTGCGATTATTTTGCAGAAAAACTGGAACTGAAGAAGAGTTGA
- the yihA gene encoding ribosome biogenesis GTP-binding protein YihA/YsxC, which translates to MQIKSAEFLISNSKVDKCPQQRLPEYAFIGRSNVGKSSLINMLTQRKNLAKTSGRPGKTQLINHFTINSNWFLVDLPGYGYARVSKKAKKEFQKFITNYFEQREQLISAFVLIDCRHEPQPIDLEFMEYLGEHQIPFSIIFTKADKLKPMALKRNIEVYKATLLEGVWLEMPNYFVSSATNTTGRDEILAYIDGINEGMKE; encoded by the coding sequence ATGCAGATTAAATCGGCTGAATTTCTCATAAGCAACTCTAAGGTAGATAAATGCCCGCAGCAGCGCTTACCGGAATACGCATTTATAGGCCGCTCCAATGTGGGCAAGTCTTCCCTGATCAATATGCTCACCCAGCGAAAAAACCTTGCAAAAACATCGGGAAGACCAGGAAAAACCCAACTTATCAATCATTTTACCATTAATTCAAACTGGTTTCTGGTAGATTTACCTGGTTATGGATATGCCCGCGTTTCCAAAAAGGCCAAGAAAGAATTTCAGAAATTCATAACCAATTATTTTGAACAGCGCGAGCAGTTGATTTCTGCTTTTGTATTGATTGACTGCCGTCATGAACCCCAACCCATAGACCTCGAGTTTATGGAATATCTGGGCGAGCACCAAATCCCTTTTTCCATTATTTTCACAAAAGCTGATAAGTTGAAACCTATGGCTTTGAAGCGCAATATTGAAGTCTATAAAGCGACATTACTAGAAGGCGTCTGGCTGGAAATGCCAAATTATTTTGTGAGCAGCGCTACAAATACTACAGGCCGGGATGAAATTCTAGCTTACATTGATGGGATTAATGAAGGAATGAAGGAGTAA
- a CDS encoding alpha/beta fold hydrolase yields the protein MTHDLKKEKKYTYIEVGEGTPIVVLHGLMGSLSNFDSVTSYFSQQGYKVVIPMLPIYSTPLLKTGVKTFAKYLNDFLKFKKLEKVILLGNSLGGHIGLYHTKMYPENMKALVITGSSGLYENAMGESYPKRGDYEYIKKKAEDVFYDPAVATKEIVDDVYAVVNDRNKLVKTLAIAKSAIRHNMGNDLPSMHTPTCIIWGKNDNVTPPEVAQDFDKLLPDSNLYWIDKCGHAAMMERPNEFNEILHNWLKERNY from the coding sequence ATGACTCACGATTTAAAAAAGGAAAAGAAATACACGTACATAGAAGTTGGTGAAGGCACACCTATCGTGGTTCTACACGGGCTAATGGGTAGTTTGAGCAACTTTGATTCCGTTACTTCTTATTTTTCCCAGCAGGGTTACAAAGTGGTGATCCCCATGTTGCCCATCTATTCTACCCCTCTCCTTAAAACGGGTGTCAAAACATTCGCAAAGTACCTCAACGACTTTCTTAAGTTCAAAAAACTTGAAAAAGTGATTCTTTTGGGAAATTCCCTTGGTGGTCATATAGGTCTTTACCACACAAAAATGTACCCCGAAAACATGAAGGCGCTGGTCATTACGGGCAGCTCTGGCCTTTATGAAAATGCCATGGGCGAAAGCTATCCCAAGCGCGGGGATTACGAGTACATCAAGAAAAAAGCAGAAGATGTTTTTTATGACCCTGCAGTGGCCACTAAAGAAATCGTGGACGATGTCTATGCCGTGGTCAATGATCGCAACAAACTTGTAAAGACACTTGCAATTGCAAAAAGCGCGATTCGCCACAATATGGGAAATGATTTGCCCAGCATGCATACGCCCACTTGTATAATCTGGGGAAAAAATGACAATGTGACCCCACCAGAGGTTGCACAGGATTTTGATAAACTCTTACCAGATTCTAACCTCTATTGGATAGACAAATGCGGTCATGCCGCGATGATGGAACGACCAAACGAGTTTAACGAAATTCTTCATAATTGGCTCAAGGAGCGTAATTATTAG
- the mraZ gene encoding division/cell wall cluster transcriptional repressor MraZ has protein sequence MLNITGTYECKMDAKGRLMLPTALKKQLAPELQDGFVVKRAVFNSCLELYPMAQWDLLMQRMNKLNRFNKKNNDFIRKFTAGVKIVEIDTAGRLLVPKDLVEFAQLEKEIVLSSAINIVEIWDKESYENIIAAGGEDFENQAQEVMGDIMEIPDGLS, from the coding sequence TTGCTCAATATAACAGGAACATATGAATGCAAAATGGACGCTAAAGGTAGGCTAATGTTGCCTACTGCGCTCAAAAAGCAGCTCGCTCCAGAGCTTCAGGATGGTTTTGTGGTAAAACGAGCGGTTTTTAATTCTTGTTTAGAGTTGTATCCCATGGCACAGTGGGATTTATTGATGCAGCGCATGAATAAACTCAACCGTTTCAATAAAAAAAACAACGACTTCATAAGGAAATTTACCGCCGGGGTAAAAATTGTAGAAATAGATACCGCAGGGCGTTTGCTTGTTCCTAAAGACCTTGTTGAATTTGCCCAACTCGAAAAAGAGATTGTTCTTTCCTCAGCCATAAATATTGTAGAAATATGGGATAAAGAGAGCTATGAGAACATCATTGCTGCCGGTGGGGAAGATTTTGAAAATCAGGCTCAGGAAGTTATGGGCGATATAATGGAAATACCAGATGGATTATCATAA
- the rsmH gene encoding 16S rRNA (cytosine(1402)-N(4))-methyltransferase RsmH: MDYHNPVLLHESVDGLAIKPDGVYVDVTFGGGGHSREILKRLGDKGRLYAFDQDRDALLNKIDDDRFVLIGENFRHMKRFLRFNGAGKVDGILGDFGVSSHQFDVAERGFSTRFESDLDMRMDQTRPLSAFEVVNTYGEKELGRVFIDYGELRNGPKIARTIISKRKEEPVKTSEQLKELLAPFLPVNREHKILAQVYQAIRIEVNQELEALKEFLQQTEGVLKTNGRLSLISYHSLEDRLVKRYIRNGLFQGEPEKDMFGHFEVPFKKVGKLIVPGKKEIKENNRARSAKLRIAEKVDNKDNN, from the coding sequence ATGGATTATCATAACCCTGTACTGCTGCATGAAAGTGTGGACGGCCTGGCGATAAAGCCAGATGGCGTCTATGTGGATGTCACCTTTGGTGGTGGTGGGCACTCGCGTGAAATATTAAAGAGATTGGGCGATAAAGGTAGATTGTATGCCTTTGACCAGGATCGTGATGCGTTGTTGAACAAAATCGATGATGATCGTTTTGTGCTTATAGGAGAGAATTTTAGGCATATGAAGCGTTTTTTGCGTTTTAATGGAGCGGGTAAAGTTGACGGTATTTTGGGGGATTTTGGTGTTTCCTCACATCAGTTTGATGTGGCAGAACGTGGTTTCTCAACGCGTTTTGAGTCTGATCTTGATATGCGTATGGATCAGACCCGCCCGCTATCTGCTTTTGAAGTCGTGAATACGTACGGTGAGAAAGAACTGGGCAGGGTTTTTATAGACTATGGCGAACTGCGGAACGGGCCTAAAATAGCCCGTACGATCATTTCAAAGCGTAAAGAAGAACCTGTAAAAACCTCTGAGCAACTTAAAGAATTGCTTGCGCCGTTTTTGCCCGTTAACCGGGAGCATAAAATACTGGCACAGGTTTATCAGGCGATTCGGATTGAGGTCAACCAGGAACTGGAAGCGCTTAAGGAATTTTTACAACAAACCGAAGGCGTGCTCAAAACAAATGGCCGTCTAAGCTTGATCTCCTATCATTCGCTCGAAGATCGATTGGTGAAACGCTATATCCGTAATGGATTGTTTCAGGGAGAACCGGAAAAAGATATGTTCGGGCACTTTGAGGTTCCTTTTAAAAAAGTTGGGAAGCTCATTGTGCCAGGTAAAAAAGAAATAAAAGAAAACAACAGGGCGCGCAGCGCAAAATTGCGCATCGCAGAAAAGGTTGATAATAAAGACAACAATTAA
- a CDS encoding FtsL-like putative cell division protein: MKNGIYHILKGKFLVSDDAMKNWRMIIFLSVLAIVMIASSHRADRKVHQIAELNTDVKALRSEFVDTRLQVRRLIMESAVTRKVADQGLRPPLVPPKKIRVKKNKAQ; this comes from the coding sequence TTGAAAAACGGCATTTACCACATATTGAAAGGCAAATTTTTGGTAAGCGATGACGCTATGAAAAACTGGCGCATGATCATATTTCTTTCCGTTCTGGCAATTGTTATGATTGCAAGTTCGCACCGCGCAGATCGCAAAGTGCATCAAATTGCTGAATTGAATACAGATGTTAAAGCCCTGCGAAGCGAGTTTGTAGATACCCGCTTACAGGTACGTCGTCTTATTATGGAAAGTGCCGTAACGCGTAAAGTTGCAGATCAGGGATTGCGTCCACCGCTTGTACCACCTAAAAAGATAAGAGTAAAGAAGAATAAAGCCCAGTAG
- a CDS encoding penicillin-binding protein: MAISEKNILNRMYLVAGVLFLVAVAVAIKLVDIQVVDGDKYRELAEERTERMFTIPANRGNLYAGDGSLLATSVPKYDIRFDALAPSDTDFEENIAALGKGLSGALGRESSYYVNLMRRARANKNRYLLITRNLGYSQYMKVKNLPLFNKGPYKGGIITEQHIEREHPLNKMAERTVGYERRDENGYYTRVGLEGAFGTYLRGKEGRRLKQRIAKGQWKPMGLNNIVEPEDGYDVISTIDVNIQDVAHHALLGTLEKFEAEHGCVVVMETKTGEIKAISNLGRTSDGTYYEDRNYAVYESHEPGSTFKLMALAAALDDKVIDSSTVVDTENGRVKFYNRTVYDSHWGGYGKISAAKAFELSSNTAFAKLINESYKDNPERFIRSLQDMDIDHKIGLSIKGEGNPHIPIPGDKDWYGTTLPWMAFGYGVSLTPLQILTFYNAIANDGEMVKPRFIREIKKWDASVEKFDKEVINPQICSQETIDEVKVMMKNVVERGTASNIYSPNFSMAGKTGTCQTEYWIEGGRYIASFAGYFPAENPEYSCIVVVHKPNKKLGYYGNVVAAPVFKQIAQKIYSDTPLVDEVELPKVNTTAVDQDYEAYYKKVQKGYATVPNVKGMSGMDAVSLLENMGLKVHFKGTGKVELQSLIPGEKVAKNQQITLQLS; the protein is encoded by the coding sequence ATGGCAATAAGTGAAAAAAACATATTGAACCGTATGTACCTGGTCGCCGGGGTGCTTTTTCTTGTCGCTGTCGCAGTGGCCATAAAGCTCGTCGACATACAGGTAGTAGATGGTGATAAATATCGGGAACTTGCTGAAGAACGTACCGAGCGTATGTTTACCATTCCGGCAAACCGCGGGAATTTGTATGCTGGTGATGGTAGCCTGCTGGCAACTTCAGTGCCTAAATATGATATCCGCTTTGATGCCCTGGCACCTTCCGATACTGATTTTGAGGAAAATATAGCGGCATTGGGTAAAGGACTTTCTGGTGCCCTGGGAAGGGAATCGTCGTACTACGTAAACCTCATGCGCAGGGCGCGGGCAAATAAAAACAGATACCTGCTAATCACACGCAACCTTGGTTATTCGCAGTACATGAAAGTGAAAAACCTACCTCTTTTCAACAAGGGGCCATACAAAGGCGGTATCATTACAGAGCAACATATAGAGCGGGAGCATCCTCTCAATAAAATGGCGGAACGCACCGTGGGTTACGAGCGACGTGATGAGAATGGTTACTATACACGTGTAGGGCTTGAAGGGGCTTTCGGTACGTATCTGCGTGGAAAAGAAGGCAGAAGGCTTAAACAGCGTATCGCCAAAGGCCAGTGGAAGCCTATGGGTCTCAACAATATAGTAGAGCCGGAAGATGGTTATGACGTGATCTCTACAATAGATGTGAATATTCAGGATGTGGCGCACCATGCACTGCTGGGAACGTTAGAGAAATTTGAGGCAGAACACGGTTGTGTTGTGGTAATGGAGACTAAAACCGGTGAGATCAAGGCAATATCTAATTTGGGCCGCACCAGTGATGGCACCTATTATGAAGACCGCAATTATGCCGTTTATGAATCGCACGAGCCAGGTTCTACGTTTAAGCTCATGGCACTCGCAGCGGCTCTTGATGATAAAGTCATTGATAGCAGTACGGTAGTGGATACCGAAAACGGCCGTGTAAAATTTTACAATCGTACCGTTTATGATTCCCACTGGGGCGGCTACGGAAAAATTTCAGCTGCGAAAGCTTTTGAACTTTCTTCAAATACTGCTTTTGCAAAACTCATCAATGAGAGTTATAAGGACAATCCAGAACGGTTTATCAGAAGCCTTCAGGATATGGATATTGATCATAAAATAGGTCTTTCCATAAAAGGGGAGGGCAATCCACATATTCCCATTCCCGGCGATAAAGACTGGTACGGTACCACCCTGCCGTGGATGGCATTTGGATACGGGGTTTCCCTGACGCCATTACAGATCCTTACGTTTTATAACGCTATAGCAAACGATGGGGAGATGGTAAAACCACGCTTTATCCGTGAGATTAAAAAGTGGGATGCTTCCGTAGAAAAATTTGATAAAGAAGTAATAAATCCGCAAATCTGTTCGCAGGAAACTATTGATGAGGTCAAGGTGATGATGAAAAACGTTGTGGAACGCGGTACAGCATCCAATATTTATTCGCCCAACTTCTCAATGGCCGGAAAAACGGGAACCTGCCAAACGGAATACTGGATAGAGGGAGGTAGATATATTGCCTCATTTGCAGGTTATTTCCCCGCTGAAAACCCTGAATATTCCTGTATCGTGGTGGTTCATAAACCCAACAAAAAACTAGGCTATTATGGTAATGTGGTCGCTGCACCGGTTTTTAAACAAATTGCCCAGAAAATCTACAGTGATACACCGCTCGTTGATGAGGTAGAATTGCCCAAAGTAAACACGACCGCCGTAGATCAGGATTATGAAGCATATTACAAAAAAGTGCAAAAGGGGTACGCCACGGTGCCAAATGTAAAAGGAATGAGCGGTATGGATGCAGTTTCCCTTTTAGAAAACATGGGCCTTAAAGTTCATTTTAAAGGAACTGGAAAAGTAGAGCTACAATCCCTAATACCGGGTGAAAAAGTAGCTAAAAACCAACAAATAACACTGCAATTGTCATGA
- a CDS encoding UDP-N-acetylmuramoyl-L-alanyl-D-glutamate--2,6-diaminopimelate ligase: MNILKDILYKVTLDSVVGSTIVAVTSIHYDSRQVGLNDVFVAIKGTHSDGHDYIKKAEDAGAIAIVCETLPKRFVNGITYIKTNNTHSALAIMAANFYEHPSENLKLVGITGTNGKTTIASLLHRLFADAGYKTGLLSTVKIVVGDTEHKATHTTPDPLVINKYLSEMNAAGVEFCFMEVSSHGIHQKRTEGLHFAGGIFTNLTHDHLDYHDTFAEYRDVKKAFFDNLPKTAFALVNVDDKNGQIMVQNTRAKKVTYALKSYADYKALILENQFSGLLLKINGNEVWSKLIGTFNAYNLLAIYATADLLGLEEMEALQLISGLKSVSGRFQYFISERKITAIVDYAHTPDALQNVLETINDIRTKNEELITVVGCGGDRDKTKRPKMANIASTLSTKAILTSDNPRTENPETIIEEMENGVEPLNVKKILSITNRKQAIKTACQMAQENDIILIAGKGHETYQEVNGVRSDFDDYKIVKELLSELNK; encoded by the coding sequence ATGAATATACTAAAAGACATATTGTACAAAGTTACCCTTGATTCTGTCGTAGGGAGTACTATCGTGGCGGTCACTTCTATTCATTATGACTCACGACAAGTCGGTTTGAATGACGTTTTCGTAGCCATTAAAGGTACACACAGTGATGGACACGATTATATAAAAAAGGCAGAAGACGCCGGGGCGATTGCTATTGTTTGTGAAACCTTGCCAAAGCGTTTTGTAAATGGGATTACCTATATAAAGACAAACAATACGCACAGTGCGCTGGCGATCATGGCGGCCAATTTTTATGAACATCCTTCAGAAAACCTGAAACTGGTGGGAATTACCGGTACTAATGGTAAAACGACCATCGCTAGCCTTTTGCACCGTCTTTTTGCTGATGCAGGTTATAAAACGGGACTGCTTTCCACCGTGAAAATTGTTGTTGGCGATACAGAACATAAGGCAACGCATACCACGCCAGATCCACTTGTGATCAATAAATACCTAAGCGAAATGAACGCTGCCGGGGTAGAATTCTGCTTTATGGAAGTGAGTTCGCACGGTATCCATCAGAAGCGCACCGAAGGTTTGCATTTTGCCGGCGGAATTTTTACCAATCTTACGCATGATCACCTGGATTACCATGACACCTTCGCAGAATATCGCGATGTTAAAAAAGCATTCTTTGATAATTTGCCCAAAACTGCTTTTGCACTGGTAAACGTAGACGATAAGAATGGTCAGATTATGGTGCAAAATACCAGGGCTAAAAAAGTGACCTACGCATTAAAATCATATGCTGACTATAAAGCACTGATTTTAGAAAATCAATTTTCTGGCTTGCTGCTCAAAATTAATGGCAATGAAGTCTGGTCAAAGTTGATAGGCACTTTCAACGCGTACAATCTTTTGGCCATTTACGCCACGGCAGATTTGCTGGGTCTTGAGGAAATGGAGGCCCTCCAGCTTATTAGCGGACTAAAAAGTGTGAGTGGCCGGTTTCAATATTTTATTTCTGAAAGAAAAATTACCGCGATCGTTGATTATGCCCATACGCCAGATGCGCTGCAAAATGTGTTGGAGACCATAAATGACATTCGTACAAAAAACGAAGAACTTATTACCGTTGTGGGTTGTGGTGGCGACCGCGATAAGACAAAAAGGCCAAAAATGGCAAATATAGCCTCAACGCTAAGCACAAAGGCGATTCTCACCAGTGATAATCCCCGTACCGAAAACCCGGAAACCATTATTGAAGAAATGGAAAATGGTGTGGAACCTTTAAATGTAAAGAAAATTCTAAGTATCACAAACAGGAAGCAGGCCATTAAAACGGCTTGCCAGATGGCGCAGGAAAATGACATTATCCTCATAGCCGGTAAAGGCCACGAGACCTATCAGGAAGTAAATGGCGTGCGCAGTGATTTTGACGATTACAAAATAGTAAAAGAGCTTTTAAGCGAACTTAATAAATAG
- the mraY gene encoding phospho-N-acetylmuramoyl-pentapeptide-transferase → MLYYLFDYLEQQYNLTGASLFGFISFRASLAILLSLAISTIWGKRIILYLQRKQLGESIRDLGLEGQVEKAGTPTMGGLIIIIATLIPVVLFARLDNIYVLLLIVTTLWMGAIGFLDDYLKIKQKNKEGLAGKFKIIGQVGLGVIVGATIFFHPDITIKEEMANSKNKQELLTQNSEDEFSGEEKSLTTTIPFVKNNEVDYAKIVSWLGDEYVKYAWLIFIPIVIFIVTAVSNGANLTDGIDGLAAGSSAIIVLTLGLFAWISGNIIFSDYLNVMFIPRTGEMVIFITAFAGALVGFIWYNTYPAQVFMGDTGSLTIGGVIAVIAIAIRKELLIPILCGIFFMETLSVVLQVSWFKYTKKKTGEGRRIFLMSPLHHHYQKRGLHESKIVVRFWIIGILLAIITIVTLKIR, encoded by the coding sequence ATGTTGTACTACTTGTTTGATTATTTAGAGCAGCAATATAACCTGACGGGAGCCAGTCTTTTTGGTTTTATCTCGTTCCGGGCATCCCTTGCTATTCTACTTTCCCTTGCGATTTCTACCATCTGGGGAAAGAGGATCATACTGTATTTACAGCGCAAACAATTGGGCGAATCCATACGCGATCTAGGCCTTGAAGGTCAGGTAGAAAAAGCGGGAACCCCTACCATGGGCGGTCTGATTATTATTATAGCTACGCTGATCCCCGTAGTGCTTTTTGCCAGGCTTGATAATATTTATGTGCTCCTGCTTATAGTCACTACTTTGTGGATGGGAGCTATAGGATTTCTGGATGATTATTTAAAAATCAAGCAAAAAAACAAAGAAGGCCTTGCCGGAAAATTTAAAATCATAGGTCAGGTAGGATTGGGCGTTATTGTGGGCGCAACCATTTTCTTTCATCCGGATATCACGATAAAAGAAGAGATGGCAAATTCAAAAAATAAGCAGGAACTCCTTACCCAGAACAGTGAAGATGAATTTTCTGGAGAAGAAAAATCGCTTACCACCACCATTCCTTTTGTAAAGAACAATGAAGTGGATTATGCCAAGATCGTGAGTTGGCTGGGGGATGAATATGTGAAATATGCATGGCTCATTTTTATACCTATCGTAATTTTTATAGTTACGGCGGTTTCCAATGGAGCAAACCTTACGGATGGTATTGATGGGCTGGCGGCAGGATCTTCGGCAATAATTGTATTGACGCTGGGACTTTTTGCATGGATTTCGGGTAACATTATATTCAGTGATTACCTCAATGTAATGTTTATACCGCGTACCGGTGAAATGGTGATTTTCATTACCGCTTTTGCGGGAGCATTAGTAGGTTTTATATGGTACAATACGTATCCCGCCCAGGTTTTTATGGGCGATACCGGCAGTCTTACCATAGGTGGTGTCATTGCGGTAATCGCGATCGCTATAAGAAAAGAATTGCTTATACCCATTCTCTGTGGAATTTTCTTTATGGAAACGCTTTCGGTGGTTTTGCAGGTTAGCTGGTTTAAGTACACAAAGAAAAAAACGGGAGAAGGCAGGCGTATTTTCCTGATGTCACCTTTACACCATCATTATCAAAAACGAGGATTGCACGAGAGTAAAATCGTTGTGAGGTTTTGGATTATTGGCATTTTACTGGCAATTATCACCATTGTAACCTTAAAAATCAGGTAA